A section of the Telopea speciosissima isolate NSW1024214 ecotype Mountain lineage chromosome 3, Tspe_v1, whole genome shotgun sequence genome encodes:
- the LOC122653776 gene encoding kinesin-like protein KIN-14T, with product MESRKSVQNLAQSIHSLLGFKTRLTSTWADSVCKIINNLSSQDSTDGSQIKFQNCNSDYSEASNENEDADNGAAVSKIYDDLAALTAHLNELNLKKRQALKNFLDLKGNIRVFCRIRPILDEEKFSHLAPVVASDSNNVVLKLANNKTKHYTFDKVFHQGSSQGMEVFSEIAPVIKSVMDGYNVCIFAYGQTGTEKTFTMEGKPDCPGIVPHAINELFKQAVDSNHSFLFTFSMLEIYMGNLRDLLVPKMTKPTDRFTKCLSIINDPKGGIEIDNLVAIGVNDFNQAMNLYRLGRQSRSTASTNANINSSRSHCLIRLSLTSFNAPSRRKETNKIWMIDLGGSERLLKTKAWGRRLEEGKAINLSLSALGDVIIALQKGKPHVPYRNSKLTQVLRDSLGEDSKTLMLVHISPKEEDLCESVCSLGFATWVRRIHLRNEASVEMQ from the exons ATGGAATCAAGAAAATCTGTTCAGAATCTTGCTCAGTCTATCCATTCTCTTCTAGGATTTAAGACTCGTCTAACTTCTACCTGGGCAGATTCAGTTTGTAAAATAATCAACAACTTATCATCTCAAGATTCAACAGATGGTTCTCAGATAAAATTTCAAAACTGCAATTCAGACTATTCAGAGGCTTCCAATGAAAACGAAGATGCTGATAATGGTGCTGCTGTTTCAAAAATATATG ATGATCTTGCTGCCTTGACTGCCCATCTAAATGAACTGAACTTAAAGAAGAGACAGGCCTTGAAGAACTTTTTGGATTTGAAGG GGAATATCCGTGTGTTTTGTCGCATAAGACCCATCCTCGATGAGGAGAAATTTAGCCATCTGGCACCTGTCGTTGCATCGGATTCCAATAATGTGGTTTTAAAACTTGCCAACAATAAGACAAAACATTACACTTTCGACAAGGTTTTCCACCAGGGTTCATCACAAGGT ATGGAAGTCTTTTCAGAAATTGCGCCAGTGATAAAATCTGTGATGGATGGCTACAATGTATGCATTTTTGCATATGGGCAGACGGGAACTGAAAAGACTTTCACCATG GAAGGTAAACCCGATTGTCCGGGGATTGTGCCTCATGCAATCAATGAACTTTTCAAGCAAGCAGTTGATAGCAACCACTCTTTTCTCTTCACTTTCAGTATGCTTGAGATTTACATGGGCAATCTCAGAGACTTGCTTGTCCCCAAAATGACAAAACCAACAGATCGTTTTACAAAATG CCTGTCAATTATAAATGATCCCAAGGGAGGCATTGAGATTGACAACCTTGTGGCAATTGGAGTGAATGACTTCAACCAAGCTATGAATCTGTATAGATTGGGTAGGCAATCCAGGTCAACTGCTTCTACAAATGccaacatcaattcaagcaGATCTCACTG CTTGATCCGCTTATCCTTGACTAGCTTTAATGCTCCATCAAGGCgaaaggaaacaaataaaatatggaTGATTGATTTGGGTGGAAGTGAACGGTTGTTGAAGACAAAGGCATGGGGAAGACGACTGGAGGAAGGAAAAGCCATCAACCTATCACTCTCTGCCCTTGGTGATGTCATCATTGCACTCCAGAAAGGGAAACCTCATGTACCATACAG GAATAGCAAACTCACTCAAGTTCTTAGGGATTCCCTAG GTGAGGATTCAAAAACACTAATGCTTGTTCATATTAGTcccaaagaagaagatttgTGCGAGTCTGTATGCTCCTTGGGTTTTGCAACATGGGTGAGAAGAATTCACCTAAGGAATGAGGCATCAGTG